DNA from Felis catus isolate Fca126 chromosome B3, F.catus_Fca126_mat1.0, whole genome shotgun sequence:
GGACTGGGTTGGCTAGGAGGGACCACGCCCTGGCCTGGCAGGCCCTAGGGTGCACTTCTCCGGTAGAGGGTCACCAGCTCTTTCCGCTTTTCCTGTAGCCCAGGTGCTTCCTGGCTCATCTCTCCCAGATCTCTGATTTCCTGCAGGGCTTGGGTGGCCTGCCTCAGCTGCTCCACAGCCTGGCTGAGCAATGTCTCAGCGCTCACAGGGGCCGGCTCACTGCCCAGCACCTGGTTCAACAGTTTCTCCGTCTGTTCTGAGGCCACCTTCACCTCCAGCTGGGCCCGATACAGCCGTTCTCCAGGCTGCCGTGGACGCCGGGGGCCttccccaagcaggttccccaggGAGGAACAGCGGGGATGGAAATGAGATGGCAGGTCCCGGCAGGGCAGTGCTGTGGACGTTGTTGCATCCTTTGGGGTTGTTTCTGGGATGCCCGAGGCCTGGGGTGGATTGACGGGCTCCAGACTGTCATCCACGCCATTCACTGACATCTGTGCTGGATCTGGGGCTGAGGTGTCAGAGGCCTCAGGACTCTGGTCTGGCCCAGAAGCCGCCATCCCACTCAtggaagctctcagtttctctgaTAAGATCTTGGGTGGGGGTGTAGGAGGCTTCCCACCCTCCTTGGGCACAGCCTCAGAAGCCTCAGAACAGGGCACCTGGAGTTCTGTACTCTCAAAGTCAGGGGCGTCCTCGGGGCTGGGGTTCTCCCAGCTCACCTTCAGTTTGTCAGGCAGGACCATGCTGGGGGTCTGCTCAGGGCCACTGTCCTCCTGTACTGGAGTCTCTGAGTTTGCTTGGTGGGACTCAGAGCTTGCTGAGACAGGAGATGGGGCTCTCTCCCCAGCAGGAGTCTCCACTCTGTCACTGAGGCTGGTGGTCTCCGGCAGTGGGGAAGGCTTGGTAGGAGGCATAGGGGGCCTGAGTGTCTCTTGGGGCTGGGCTGCATTGACATCATTGCTGGGGCCAAACACTGGCGGCCCACTATCTGGCACGTCGAGGTCCAGGCGCGAAAGCCCATCAGAAGCTGCATTGGCTACCTGGTAAGGGACAGTATACAGGTGTCATCTTGGATGACTGGCATTTGGATCTGTGCCCACCCATAAGGTACTCAAGTCCTCCCATCCAGGCTGCCCAGGCCCCCAGCCTCCCACTCTCCACATCCTCTGTCCTGGCTTCCAAGGTCACATGATTAGATGCTGAAGTGATTCTCTGATgaatcctctcctctccctcactcccatAGAACTCCCTGTTTTGGAATCACAAGCCAGGTCAGAGATAGGTTGTCGTCTTGGTGCCCCAGCCTGTGAAAAAGACTGCTTTTTAGTGGCAACTGTACTGGTCTGGGCAGCAAGAGACATGGCTCCAGCCCTGTTTTTGACCCCTTTCTGGCTCTATGGCCTTGAGAGAACTCCATCTGTGCAAGCACCCATCCAGGGGGGCAATGGGACCAGGACTCAAACACGGCCTCCCAAGTTGTCTCGAGCCCACTTACTTCTGCTTCCCCTCTCTGGAGACCGCTGTATGATCTGCCAGCCTCACGCCCAGCCCTCCAGCCCACATCTCTGCAGCCTTTGCCTGCCCAGCTGCTCAGCAGCCAGTGCCTACTCTCCTCATGCCGTCAGATATGACCCCAGACACAGGCAGCCCCATACCGCAGCTGACCGCCAGAGAAGAACAGCTGCACTGAGTTGGCAGCTGCCCCGCACCTGGCCCGAGGGACCTACAGAGACACCCAGCAGCCCCACGGTCATGGAGACCCTCCCAAGGAGCCTCAGAGGCCCCGGAgcagggctgggcaggaggcCTCTCTCAAGGTCCCTTACAGTGGGGGTCTTGGCTGAGAACCCCACTCCCATTTACCACAGGGGATCTGGCCAATACATATACTTGCTCAGTCACTGGGACAGGAGTGACTCTCTGAATTCTTCTCAGGGGGTCCTTCTTCCCAAGACTGGCCCTTCCCCAACACGTAGCTCTCCCCCTTGggcattccctttctctctggctacTTCAGGCATTCCCTCTGTGGGCTTTATTCCCTCAGCTGACAGACGTGTCAtttcaaaaacaaccaaaaccatTTCAAAAACAATCTCCCCAATGACctcagccccttcccttctccctcttccctaccacggtccccttccctctggcaccCCCAGCTCTGCACCCCTTGGGAAACCTAAGCTGAGCCCTTCTCTGATGGGGTCACCGCCTGCCGCTTTCCCCAGACCTGCCCCTGTGACTTGTGGATGTCAGCCTGGCTGATAACACATCctgtgcccttctctctctggagGTGCCATTCacctctctggctttctcttcCTTGGCTGTCtactgcctgccccacccccccaccaccaaatgtAGCATTTGCCGAGGTTCTTTCCTGGCCTCCAAAATCTTTCCCCTCACCATCCACTCGCCATCAGCAACATTGGTCAAAAAAGGGCTCTTCCCTTACCCTCACTGTGCCCATAACTTCTCCCAATTCCTGGTCCAGGGCCTCCATTCACCCAGTCAGGCTTGGGGCACCTCTGACAACCCTCCCCTTCTGTCTGGCCCACCTCCCCTAGCCCTGTATTCAGTGGCAAGCCCAGATGTCTCTTGCTTCCCAGGGTCTCTCCCATTGGCCTCTCCTGAGCCCTAGAgggcccacctcctccctcttcttcctggccccctgcctctctctcccttaacCCAACCCACGCTACCCTGGGCATCAAACTGACCTCTGGAATGTACCCTCCTATCCATCCCATCCCCAGCTCCTGCACACCCCAAAGGGATGTGTAGTCAAAGGGACTCAGCACGCCCTAAACCCTCctgcctcagctcaggtcattccTGTggccagagagctccctcacatCAAGTGTGACAACTGAAGCCCTTCTTGTCCTTCATGGGTCAGCTCAAGTGCCATTGGGCCCTCTGTGGTCTCTCTTGCCTGGCTTCTGAGAGCCCTCCTCTGTATAGAAGTTAGTCATAACTCCGCTTGAAGCAGTCTGTGGACAGGTCTTTTCTCCATCTGGAAGCTGAGCTCTGAGAAGCAGGGACCAGCCTCAGGGTCTTAGTGTCCCTTAGGGACCAACTCTGAGTAAGGGCAATGTGCAGACTCAATAAGCAAAGCAGGTACATCTACACCCCAAGCACATATAACACATGAGC
Protein-coding regions in this window:
- the PLEKHO2 gene encoding pleckstrin homology domain-containing family O member 2 — its product is MEEEGVKEGGEKPRGARMADKAGWIKKSSGGLLGLWKDRYLLLCQAQLLVYENEDEQKCVETVELGSYEKCQDLRALLKRKHRFILQRSPGNKVSDIKFQATSGEEKESWIKALNEGINRGKNKAFDEVKVDKSCALEHVTRDRVRGGQRRRPPTRVHLKEVANAASDGLSRLDLDVPDSGPPVFGPSNDVNAAQPQETLRPPMPPTKPSPLPETTSLSDRVETPAGERAPSPVSASSESHQANSETPVQEDSGPEQTPSMVLPDKLKVSWENPSPEDAPDFESTELQVPCSEASEAVPKEGGKPPTPPPKILSEKLRASMSGMAASGPDQSPEASDTSAPDPAQMSVNGVDDSLEPVNPPQASGIPETTPKDATTSTALPCRDLPSHFHPRCSSLGNLLGEGPRRPRQPGERLYRAQLEVKVASEQTEKLLNQVLGSEPAPVSAETLLSQAVEQLRQATQALQEIRDLGEMSQEAPGLQEKRKELVTLYRRSAP